One stretch of Chitinophaga pendula DNA includes these proteins:
- a CDS encoding DUF4974 domain-containing protein has translation MLNNIYNVEVTYDKAALQYCRFSLLFSTKLSLSQTLDMLNAISDLTYKISDNKVIIIGAHC, from the coding sequence ATGCTTAATAATATTTACAATGTGGAGGTGACTTATGATAAAGCCGCCCTGCAATATTGTAGATTCAGTCTGCTTTTTTCAACAAAACTAAGCCTATCGCAAACATTAGATATGCTAAATGCGATCAGTGATCTCACTTATAAGATCAGTGACAATAAAGTAATTATTATCGGAGCACATTGTTAG
- a CDS encoding FecR family protein, translating into MHKPDEETLSALLAKYQEQRCTPAEIEILHKWYEGFTAFDMLTFTSDEEKADIKALLRERIAASTGMRIPVSPTNRRYGLMSRPIIRWMTAASLLFMLTLTWYFLSRERNQLIYVDVPKGGQQLLVKLPDQSQIWLSPGSTVRYASSFGTDNRTISLEGMAFFDVVADASSPFIINTPADIQVRVLGTAFSVQAYDAMPTVAITVINGKVKVSSGQADTSLLGAGQQLAYHKKKRSLYCNRCRYSGHKKAGNWGIPA; encoded by the coding sequence ATGCACAAGCCAGATGAAGAAACGCTATCCGCATTATTGGCCAAATATCAGGAGCAGCGGTGCACACCCGCAGAAATTGAGATATTACATAAGTGGTACGAAGGATTTACGGCATTTGATATGCTGACTTTTACTTCAGACGAGGAAAAGGCCGACATCAAAGCGCTGTTACGGGAACGTATTGCCGCCAGTACTGGTATGAGGATACCTGTGTCGCCCACTAACAGACGATATGGGCTAATGTCCAGGCCCATTATTAGATGGATGACCGCGGCATCGCTATTGTTTATGCTAACGCTGACCTGGTATTTTTTGTCCAGGGAGCGGAATCAGCTTATATACGTAGACGTGCCCAAAGGAGGCCAGCAGTTGCTGGTGAAATTGCCGGACCAGTCGCAGATATGGCTTAGTCCGGGCAGCACCGTACGTTATGCTTCTTCTTTTGGTACAGATAACCGTACGATTTCGCTTGAGGGAATGGCTTTTTTCGACGTGGTAGCCGATGCGTCATCACCTTTTATCATCAATACGCCGGCAGATATCCAAGTCAGAGTGCTGGGAACTGCCTTCAGTGTACAGGCTTATGATGCTATGCCTACCGTAGCAATAACGGTAATCAATGGCAAGGTAAAGGTCAGTAGCGGCCAGGCAGATACTTCCTTACTGGGCGCCGGACAGCAATTGGCATACCACAAAAAAAAACGGTCATTATATTGTAACCGATGCAGATACAGCGGCCATAAAAAAGCAGGTAATTGGGGAATTCCCGCTTAA
- a CDS encoding RNA polymerase sigma factor: MQDYSDLDLWGLIRQGDTAAFGVLYERKWETLYHTVYWRVLSQEDTQDILHDIFCRFWEKRQQINITDTVDGYFRTAARFSVLNHLRAKGLRERHMQLSSLTTQEQSDSTTALTHAQELKRLYEEQVNLLPEKMKVIYLLSREEHQTIEAIAKRLSISPQTVKNQVSSALKKIRAGLAGYEFFVLLTGDIKLLQVFFEMF; the protein is encoded by the coding sequence ATGCAAGACTATTCGGACCTTGACCTTTGGGGATTGATCAGACAGGGGGACACTGCTGCTTTTGGGGTACTTTATGAGCGAAAATGGGAGACGCTTTATCACACGGTTTACTGGCGTGTACTTAGCCAGGAAGATACACAGGACATTCTTCATGACATTTTTTGCCGATTTTGGGAAAAACGGCAACAGATCAACATTACAGATACTGTAGACGGTTATTTCCGGACCGCTGCGAGATTCAGTGTACTAAACCACTTACGTGCCAAGGGATTACGGGAGCGCCATATGCAGCTATCTTCGTTGACGACACAAGAGCAGAGCGACAGCACTACGGCGCTGACGCATGCACAAGAATTAAAGCGTTTGTACGAGGAGCAGGTTAACCTACTGCCGGAGAAGATGAAAGTTATATACCTTTTGAGCCGGGAAGAGCATCAGACGATAGAAGCAATAGCGAAACGGCTGTCTATTTCGCCTCAAACGGTTAAAAACCAGGTTAGCAGCGCCCTTAAAAAGATCCGCGCCGGGCTGGCCGGATATGAGTTTTTTGTTCTTTTAACCGGGGATATAAAGCTACTGCAAGTTTTTTTTGAAATGTTCTAG
- a CDS encoding ferritin-like domain-containing protein encodes MAKQAFHLQDAAPEQDTRANLMHRRKFLAGIGLGVTATAVIAACKKDKDNGNMQPPGSIDLGTGDIGILNYAYALEQLEAAFYTQVALTPYSGATAAEISLLTDIRDHEVAHREFFKTALGAKAIQKLEVNFAAIDFSKRDSVLATAKAFEDLGVSAYNGAGKLLVDANYLLLAGKIVSVEARHAALIRDLISNGTFADNTVIDANGLDLAYEPSKVLDTAKGFLKSQLWGGNLPTS; translated from the coding sequence ATGGCAAAACAAGCATTTCACTTACAGGATGCCGCTCCGGAGCAAGATACCAGGGCTAACCTGATGCATAGAAGAAAGTTCCTCGCAGGCATCGGTCTCGGTGTAACAGCCACTGCCGTCATTGCCGCCTGTAAAAAGGATAAGGATAATGGTAACATGCAACCTCCCGGTAGCATCGACCTCGGCACCGGTGATATCGGTATCTTAAACTACGCCTACGCTCTTGAACAACTGGAAGCAGCCTTCTATACACAGGTCGCCCTCACTCCTTACAGTGGTGCCACCGCCGCAGAGATATCCCTGCTTACAGACATTCGCGACCATGAAGTAGCACACCGCGAATTCTTCAAAACTGCCCTGGGTGCCAAAGCCATCCAAAAACTGGAAGTGAACTTTGCCGCCATCGACTTTAGCAAAAGAGATAGCGTACTGGCTACCGCCAAAGCATTCGAAGATCTTGGCGTATCCGCCTACAACGGTGCCGGTAAGCTGCTGGTAGATGCCAATTACCTGCTGCTCGCCGGTAAGATCGTATCCGTAGAAGCCCGCCATGCTGCATTGATCAGAGACCTTATATCCAACGGCACCTTTGCTGACAATACGGTGATAGATGCTAATGGCCTTGACCTGGCTTACGAGCCAAGCAAAGTACTAGACACCGCCAAAGGTTTCCTCAAGTCTCAACTATGGGGTGGTAACCTGCCTACATCCTGA
- a CDS encoding ferritin-like domain-containing protein, whose amino-acid sequence MNINNILTEIEKVDPEVYERLDGRRSAMKEFMRMSGKIALAAVPFALGGMFKKAYGQTSTGIAGVLNYALTLEYLEAEFYTNGAAAPNLVPAGTPAVGAINTIRDHEKAHVEFLKKALMSLNAVAVNKPTFDFTAGGAFGNVFTNYDTFLAVAQTFEDTGVRAYKGRAGELISNNDVLTAALQIHSVEARHASHIRQMRKARGANLKPWITGNDTGGIGAAVQASYNGEEVTTQAGVNIAGFVSANAASESFDEPLTADQVLAIVKPFIKS is encoded by the coding sequence ATGAACATCAATAATATCCTTACAGAAATAGAAAAAGTAGATCCTGAAGTATACGAGCGACTCGATGGCCGCCGCAGCGCTATGAAAGAATTCATGCGCATGAGTGGAAAGATCGCATTGGCGGCAGTCCCGTTTGCACTGGGCGGCATGTTCAAGAAAGCATATGGACAAACCTCTACCGGTATCGCCGGTGTGCTTAACTACGCACTTACACTCGAATATCTCGAAGCAGAATTTTATACTAATGGCGCTGCTGCCCCCAACTTAGTACCTGCTGGCACGCCAGCAGTAGGAGCTATCAATACTATCCGCGATCATGAGAAAGCGCACGTGGAATTCCTGAAGAAAGCGCTCATGTCATTGAATGCAGTAGCAGTGAATAAACCAACCTTCGACTTTACCGCAGGTGGTGCATTCGGCAACGTATTCACCAACTACGATACCTTCCTGGCAGTAGCACAGACCTTCGAGGATACCGGTGTCAGAGCCTACAAAGGCCGGGCTGGTGAGCTGATCAGTAACAACGACGTACTGACTGCTGCACTGCAGATACATTCCGTAGAAGCCCGTCATGCTTCGCATATCCGCCAGATGCGTAAAGCCAGAGGCGCCAATCTCAAACCCTGGATCACAGGTAATGATACAGGTGGTATCGGCGCCGCGGTACAAGCCAGCTATAATGGCGAGGAAGTAACGACACAGGCTGGCGTAAATATCGCCGGTTTCGTCAGCGCTAATGCTGCCAGCGAAAGCTTCGATGAACCCCTCACCGCCGATCAGGTGCTGGCTATCGTAAAGCCTTTCATTAAATCGTAA
- a CDS encoding RNA polymerase sigma factor, with amino-acid sequence MITDLLLSIPPTYNSEQELVESLKQRQQSAFSYLYDNYSSALYGIVVNIIPDHTMAGDVVQEVFVKIWRLIDNYDTHKGRLFTWMHSIARSTAIDAIRSKEWRNSKRNNELTDDFLLLADTTPNNIGDTSLRKIVQSLKEEHKILVELSYFQGYTQDEISKMLSIPLGTVKTRLRAALVQLRQMINL; translated from the coding sequence TTGATTACTGATCTACTTTTGAGCATCCCACCCACATATAATAGTGAGCAGGAACTAGTTGAATCGTTAAAACAGCGCCAACAATCAGCGTTCAGCTATCTCTATGACAATTACTCATCTGCATTGTATGGTATCGTCGTGAATATCATACCTGATCACACTATGGCAGGTGACGTAGTACAGGAGGTTTTTGTGAAAATATGGCGATTGATCGACAATTATGACACGCATAAAGGTAGACTCTTTACCTGGATGCATAGTATTGCCCGTAGTACAGCTATCGATGCCATACGTAGCAAAGAATGGAGAAATAGCAAAAGAAATAATGAACTAACAGACGACTTCTTACTACTGGCAGACACCACACCGAACAACATTGGAGATACCAGCCTGAGGAAAATTGTGCAGAGTTTAAAAGAAGAACACAAAATTTTAGTAGAGTTATCTTATTTTCAGGGTTACACCCAGGACGAGATATCTAAAATGCTCAGCATCCCCCTGGGAACAGTAAAGACAAGGCTTAGAGCTGCATTAGTCCAACTTAGGCAAATGATTAATTTATAA
- a CDS encoding anti-sigma factor, whose protein sequence is MSGTIESYVMGVADQQETAELEKLRLQYPEIQAAIESCERALEANARQNAIPITFDLKKNLLASLQNEFKPLVFQQTKEQKVGITPVGTPVKKLSAYRVMAAAAVALLVISIATNVLLYVQYKKVNDSYTVLLNGQHLLMADNKAHQQQVQNMYQHIRTISDPGMLKVMMPGIAGRENDLATIYWNTQTKEVYLFANSLPKAPEGKQYQLWALVDGKPVDAGMLDNCEDICQLKTTEKAQAFAITLENAGGSPTPTMDQMYVMGKVNS, encoded by the coding sequence ATGAGTGGCACTATCGAGAGCTATGTCATGGGCGTAGCCGATCAACAGGAAACTGCAGAGCTCGAAAAGCTGAGATTGCAGTACCCTGAGATACAGGCCGCTATTGAATCGTGTGAGAGAGCACTGGAAGCTAATGCCAGGCAGAACGCTATACCCATTACCTTTGATCTGAAAAAAAATCTGCTGGCCTCACTGCAAAATGAATTTAAACCGCTTGTCTTTCAACAAACCAAAGAACAAAAAGTTGGAATCACTCCCGTAGGTACTCCTGTTAAAAAACTGAGCGCCTACCGGGTCATGGCTGCCGCAGCGGTAGCCCTCCTCGTCATCAGCATCGCTACCAACGTCCTGCTATACGTACAATATAAGAAGGTCAACGACAGCTATACGGTTTTACTAAATGGTCAGCATCTCCTGATGGCTGATAACAAAGCGCATCAGCAACAGGTACAAAATATGTACCAGCACATCCGGACCATCTCCGACCCTGGTATGTTGAAAGTAATGATGCCGGGTATTGCAGGCCGCGAAAACGACCTCGCTACTATTTACTGGAACACGCAGACCAAAGAAGTATACCTTTTCGCTAATAGCCTGCCCAAAGCACCGGAAGGCAAACAATACCAGCTATGGGCATTGGTAGATGGTAAACCGGTAGATGCCGGCATGCTGGATAACTGTGAAGACATATGCCAGCTTAAGACAACAGAGAAAGCGCAAGCATTCGCCATTACGCTGGAAAACGCAGGTGGTAGCCCTACGCCTACCATGGATCAGATGTACGTGATGGGAAAAGTAAATTCATAG
- a CDS encoding MFS transporter, whose translation MKTTTSTYKNTLALAAVCLSSLMFGLEISSVPVILPTLEKVLHSDLKDMQWIMNAYTIACTTVLMAAGTLADRYGRKRIFLITLSLFGLTSLICGIAQSTSVLIISRFLQGMSGGAMLICQVAILSHQFRDGKERSKAFSMWGVIFGIGLGFGPIIGGMIVAVSSWHWVFLAHAPLSIVTLVLAITGVTESSDPDAKRLDIGGIITLTIAILGLTYYITQGPELGFGSPVALSIIAIATLSFLTFLYVEHKIAHPMFDFSVFRIRNFSGAIIGSIGMNFSFWPFMIYLPIYFQRALGYDIVTAGTSLLAYTLPTLVFPPLAERLSVRYHPRFVIPAGLFLIGLGFILMRFGSSVPAASWLTMLPGSLIAGIGLGFTNTPVTNTTTAAVPSSRAGMASGIDMSARLITLAINIALMGFLLVLGIHSHLQRAFAGSIDSGQLRVLAERAAAGNAATLAQEIPALARLDPTGSSLHDALVHGFGVLMLFGGIGVWILAIASFVIFGKGEGQALPATGDAVIRMH comes from the coding sequence ATGAAAACGACAACCTCCACTTACAAGAACACCCTGGCACTAGCCGCTGTATGCCTGTCATCGCTAATGTTCGGGCTGGAAATTTCCAGCGTGCCGGTCATATTGCCAACATTGGAAAAAGTACTGCATAGCGACCTGAAGGATATGCAATGGATCATGAATGCCTATACCATTGCCTGTACGACGGTACTGATGGCAGCAGGCACCTTAGCCGATCGTTATGGCCGTAAAAGGATCTTTCTTATTACACTTAGTTTATTTGGATTGACTTCGCTGATATGTGGCATTGCACAAAGCACTTCTGTGCTGATCATCAGCCGTTTTCTGCAAGGTATGAGTGGTGGTGCCATGCTGATCTGCCAAGTTGCCATTTTATCTCACCAGTTCCGGGATGGGAAGGAGCGTAGCAAGGCTTTTTCCATGTGGGGAGTGATATTCGGCATCGGGTTGGGATTTGGTCCTATCATCGGTGGGATGATTGTGGCTGTATCGAGCTGGCATTGGGTATTCCTGGCGCATGCGCCGCTCTCTATCGTGACGCTGGTGCTGGCGATCACCGGGGTGACTGAATCCAGCGATCCTGATGCGAAACGATTGGATATAGGAGGGATCATTACACTCACAATAGCGATATTGGGATTGACCTACTACATCACACAAGGTCCTGAGTTGGGCTTTGGAAGCCCGGTAGCCCTCAGTATCATCGCCATTGCGACCTTGTCGTTCCTGACCTTCCTTTATGTAGAGCATAAGATCGCGCATCCGATGTTTGACTTCTCGGTGTTCCGTATCCGTAATTTTTCGGGCGCTATCATCGGGTCTATTGGTATGAACTTCAGTTTCTGGCCATTCATGATCTACCTGCCTATTTATTTCCAGCGGGCATTGGGATATGATATTGTGACGGCGGGCACTTCATTGTTGGCTTATACATTACCCACACTGGTCTTTCCGCCGTTGGCAGAGCGACTGTCGGTCCGGTATCATCCACGCTTCGTCATCCCTGCCGGATTGTTTCTTATAGGGCTTGGTTTTATACTGATGCGCTTTGGTAGTAGCGTACCTGCTGCGAGCTGGCTAACGATGTTGCCCGGGTCGCTGATCGCGGGTATCGGATTAGGGTTTACCAATACACCGGTGACTAATACGACGACTGCGGCGGTACCTAGTTCGAGGGCAGGCATGGCATCGGGGATAGATATGAGTGCCCGTTTGATCACGCTGGCGATCAACATCGCATTAATGGGTTTTCTGCTGGTATTGGGGATTCATTCACACTTGCAACGTGCTTTTGCCGGCTCCATCGACAGCGGGCAGTTGCGCGTGCTGGCGGAAAGGGCTGCGGCTGGTAATGCCGCCACACTGGCCCAGGAGATACCTGCATTAGCCCGGCTGGACCCTACAGGTTCCAGCCTGCATGATGCACTGGTACATGGCTTTGGGGTACTGATGCTGTTTGGCGGTATCGGGGTGTGGATATTGGCAATAGCGAGCTTTGTGATCTTTGGAAAGGGAGAAGGGCAAGCATTACCTGCGACGGGCGATGCTGTTATCAGGATGCATTGA
- a CDS encoding AraC family transcriptional regulator — MIKRYAYNMLKENIHRPAEVIYKKVDECPLTDQQFGFFQMVYVISGTGKLSMNGNRVDYWGGNLMLLTPNDYHNFEITTPTEFLLVRFNSAYIKEYRWKSIDHIECLLYYASHLSGCIMKNERDWPVARSIVDLLLQGIHQPGLYNEDLTTHLINSLIVIAARNIALIKPASIKGNTDKRVLDIIDYIQANIYYPERLKAAAIGEAFKISETYLGSYFKSQCGETIQHYIANYKLRLIEHRLKFSDRRINEIAAEFGFADESHLNKFFKKHRNSSLSAFRKSKEVYQIK; from the coding sequence ATGATAAAAAGGTACGCTTACAATATGTTGAAGGAGAATATACACCGGCCCGCGGAGGTTATCTACAAAAAGGTAGATGAGTGCCCACTTACGGACCAGCAGTTCGGTTTTTTCCAGATGGTCTATGTCATCTCCGGTACCGGGAAGCTCAGCATGAATGGTAACAGAGTGGATTATTGGGGAGGCAACCTAATGCTGCTTACGCCAAACGATTATCACAATTTTGAGATAACGACCCCCACAGAATTCCTGCTCGTTCGCTTCAATAGTGCTTACATTAAAGAATACCGCTGGAAAAGTATCGATCATATCGAATGTCTGCTGTATTACGCATCGCACCTGTCCGGCTGTATCATGAAAAATGAACGCGACTGGCCGGTGGCTAGGTCAATAGTAGACCTGTTATTACAAGGTATTCATCAGCCAGGATTATACAATGAAGACCTCACCACACACCTGATCAACTCCCTGATCGTGATTGCCGCCAGGAACATTGCACTGATAAAGCCGGCTAGCATTAAGGGGAATACTGACAAACGGGTGTTGGATATCATCGACTATATACAGGCGAATATCTACTATCCGGAAAGGTTGAAAGCAGCTGCTATCGGGGAAGCATTTAAGATATCAGAAACCTACCTGGGCAGTTATTTTAAAAGCCAATGTGGAGAGACCATCCAGCATTATATCGCTAACTACAAACTGCGATTAATAGAGCACCGGCTGAAGTTCAGCGATCGGCGTATCAACGAGATTGCAGCCGAATTTGGCTTTGCAGATGAAAGTCATCTGAATAAATTCTTCAAAAAGCACCGTAATAGTAGCTTATCGGCTTTCCGGAAATCCAAAGAAGTATACCAGATCAAATAA
- a CDS encoding DmpA family aminopeptidase yields MRLLLPLLCGILIGNIGMAQKRARDYGIEIGVMKPGYNNAITDVKGVKVGHTTLIKGGRVRTGVTAVLPHEGNIFQDKVPAAIYVGNGFGKLAGITQVQELGNIETPVTLTNTLNVATAVNAVIKYTLQQSGNDNVWSVNAVAGETNDGYLNDIRAQHVQETDVLAAISRADTGRVAEGNVGAGTGTICFGFKGGIGTASRKLPKSMGGYTVGVLVQTNFGGVLEIAGAPVGKALGKFDFSDKLLNNVDGSCMVVVATDAPLDARNLQRLAKRAFLGLAKTGGIASNGSGEYVIAFSTAKEVRIPHMANTALQTVTLVNNDAMSPIFMAVIEATEEAVINSLFAAQTMTGRDGHKIEAMPLDKVLPVLKNYNRTK; encoded by the coding sequence ATGCGACTTTTACTTCCTCTCTTGTGCGGTATCTTGATCGGCAATATCGGTATGGCCCAAAAAAGAGCCCGTGATTATGGTATAGAGATCGGAGTGATGAAACCTGGCTACAATAATGCCATTACCGACGTAAAAGGAGTGAAAGTAGGACATACGACCTTGATCAAAGGTGGACGGGTAAGGACCGGCGTAACGGCTGTACTGCCACATGAAGGCAATATCTTCCAGGATAAAGTACCTGCAGCCATCTACGTCGGCAATGGCTTCGGTAAACTGGCAGGGATCACCCAGGTACAGGAGTTAGGTAATATCGAAACGCCTGTCACCTTGACCAATACTTTGAATGTAGCTACGGCGGTTAACGCCGTGATCAAATACACGTTGCAGCAGTCAGGCAATGACAACGTATGGTCGGTGAATGCAGTTGCCGGTGAAACCAATGACGGTTATCTCAACGATATCCGCGCGCAGCATGTACAGGAAACGGATGTACTGGCTGCTATCAGTCGCGCAGATACCGGAAGAGTGGCGGAGGGGAATGTCGGTGCCGGTACCGGTACTATTTGCTTTGGTTTTAAAGGGGGCATCGGTACGGCCTCCCGCAAACTGCCTAAAAGTATGGGGGGATATACGGTAGGTGTATTGGTACAGACGAATTTCGGTGGTGTGCTGGAGATCGCAGGCGCCCCTGTAGGTAAAGCATTGGGAAAGTTCGATTTTAGCGACAAGCTGCTGAACAATGTAGATGGTTCCTGTATGGTAGTTGTTGCCACCGATGCTCCACTCGATGCGCGTAACCTGCAACGCCTGGCTAAAAGAGCCTTTCTTGGTTTGGCCAAGACCGGCGGCATCGCCTCTAATGGTAGTGGCGAATATGTTATTGCTTTTTCTACGGCCAAAGAAGTACGTATACCACACATGGCCAATACCGCCTTGCAGACCGTTACCCTTGTCAATAATGACGCAATGTCACCTATCTTTATGGCGGTAATTGAAGCCACCGAGGAAGCTGTGATCAATTCCCTTTTTGCGGCACAAACCATGACCGGCAGGGATGGACATAAGATAGAGGCTATGCCGCTGGATAAAGTATTACCGGTATTGAAAAACTATAACCGTACGAAATAA
- a CDS encoding aminotransferase class IV, translating to MNANYTWINGEWVLQDQASLYISDLSIQRGYGIFDFLKMTDGKALFFDDHLDRFFHSASIMHLPVAFSRQELKAVISEMTERNHLSDAGIRLTLTGGYAPDAYTPATPNLIITQQPLSIPPLSQGIAIITHAHQRQLPTVKTIDYLMAIWLQPLVAKSQAQDVLYHQQGIVTECPRANFYIVTAAGEIWTPAENVLAGVIRKQLLQLDGQGFNIKATTFTLEDVKQAKEAFITSTTKNILPILQIDGVPVGNGTPGSVTQRLSEVLRELSNNHN from the coding sequence ATGAATGCAAATTATACCTGGATCAATGGAGAATGGGTGTTGCAGGACCAGGCCTCTTTATATATCAGCGACCTGTCGATACAGCGGGGATATGGCATCTTTGATTTCCTGAAGATGACCGACGGCAAAGCACTATTCTTCGATGATCACCTGGATCGTTTCTTTCACTCCGCTTCTATCATGCACTTACCAGTGGCGTTCAGCAGGCAAGAACTGAAGGCTGTGATCAGCGAAATGACGGAGCGGAATCATCTGTCCGATGCCGGTATCCGGCTTACGCTGACTGGTGGATATGCTCCGGATGCATATACACCAGCTACACCTAACCTGATCATCACACAGCAGCCCTTATCTATCCCTCCCCTCTCCCAGGGCATTGCTATCATTACCCATGCGCATCAGCGCCAACTACCCACTGTCAAAACGATCGATTACCTAATGGCCATATGGCTGCAACCGCTGGTAGCGAAAAGCCAGGCGCAGGATGTATTGTATCATCAGCAGGGTATCGTCACCGAATGTCCGCGGGCTAACTTTTACATCGTTACTGCTGCTGGGGAAATATGGACCCCGGCAGAAAACGTCCTGGCAGGCGTGATCCGTAAACAGCTGTTACAACTGGATGGACAGGGTTTCAATATCAAAGCGACAACATTTACACTGGAAGATGTGAAGCAGGCGAAAGAGGCTTTTATCACCAGTACTACCAAAAATATATTGCCGATCCTGCAGATAGATGGCGTACCAGTTGGCAATGGTACTCCCGGGTCTGTCACCCAGCGATTGAGCGAAGTGCTGCGAGAGCTCTCCAATAATCATAATTAA
- a CDS encoding 3' terminal RNA ribose 2'-O-methyltransferase Hen1, producing the protein MLLTISTTHYPASDLSYLLHKHPAKVQQAEVTGGVAHIFYTTVSDERCTAALLLDIDPVALVRGNGNERGNEFTLDQYVNDRPYAASSLLSGAIAKVYSSALNGRCKDKPALVNVAMPFEVKIPALPVRGGEAVLKGLFEPLGYEVSCTRHLIDEQHPEWGDSRYFDLHLRHTVTLQALLSHLYILIPVCDNEKHYWVGKHEMEKLLEKGQGWLEQHPAREMIIVRYLKYQRSLANQALESLLKEEDNPDEATAQVESTEEADAIPPAVAAEKVRVHDQRLLTVKQVLLDTGAGSIADLGCGEGKLLKLLLEERQFTRILGMDVSYYVLSIAQDKLKLDRMPERQRERIQLIHGSLTYKDDRLKGYDAAALVEVIEHLDVPRLSALERTIFGHARPGVIVVTTPNAEYNVKFEKMQAGAMRHSDHRFEWTRQEFRNWGDRLTATYGYNVTYFPLGEEDPLVGAISQMAVFKNA; encoded by the coding sequence ATGTTATTAACTATTTCTACGACCCACTACCCCGCTTCAGATCTCAGTTATCTTTTGCATAAGCACCCTGCCAAGGTACAACAGGCAGAGGTGACGGGTGGCGTCGCACATATTTTTTATACAACGGTCAGTGATGAACGATGCACCGCTGCCTTGCTGTTGGACATAGATCCCGTTGCGCTGGTGAGAGGCAACGGTAATGAGCGGGGTAATGAATTTACGTTGGATCAGTACGTAAATGATCGCCCTTATGCTGCTAGCTCGTTACTGAGTGGCGCAATCGCTAAGGTGTACTCTTCGGCACTTAATGGCCGTTGTAAGGACAAGCCAGCGCTGGTGAACGTCGCTATGCCTTTTGAGGTGAAGATACCTGCGTTGCCTGTAAGAGGCGGCGAAGCGGTACTCAAAGGATTATTCGAACCATTAGGATACGAAGTCAGCTGTACGCGTCATTTGATCGACGAGCAGCATCCGGAGTGGGGCGATAGCCGTTACTTTGACCTTCACCTGCGGCATACTGTTACCCTGCAGGCATTGCTATCCCATCTGTATATCCTGATCCCAGTTTGCGATAATGAGAAGCACTATTGGGTTGGTAAACACGAAATGGAGAAGCTATTGGAGAAAGGACAGGGTTGGCTGGAACAGCATCCTGCCCGGGAGATGATCATCGTGCGTTATCTGAAATATCAGCGTAGCCTGGCTAATCAGGCGTTGGAGAGCCTGCTGAAAGAGGAAGATAACCCCGACGAAGCGACTGCACAGGTTGAATCGACGGAGGAAGCAGACGCCATACCGCCTGCGGTAGCGGCAGAGAAGGTGAGGGTGCACGATCAAAGGCTGTTGACGGTAAAGCAGGTATTATTGGATACCGGTGCCGGTAGTATCGCCGATCTTGGATGTGGAGAAGGAAAGTTGCTAAAGCTGTTGCTGGAAGAAAGGCAGTTCACCCGTATACTGGGGATGGATGTCAGCTATTATGTACTGTCGATCGCGCAGGACAAGCTCAAGCTGGACCGTATGCCTGAAAGACAGCGGGAACGTATACAGTTGATACACGGCTCACTGACCTATAAGGACGATCGGCTGAAAGGATATGACGCCGCTGCATTGGTGGAGGTGATCGAGCACCTGGATGTACCCCGGCTGTCAGCATTGGAGCGTACCATATTCGGGCATGCGCGACCGGGTGTGATCGTGGTAACCACTCCTAATGCAGAATATAACGTGAAGTTTGAAAAGATGCAGGCAGGCGCTATGCGTCACAGTGATCACCGTTTTGAATGGACCCGGCAGGAATTCCGCAATTGGGGAGACCGGCTGACAGCAACATACGGCTACAACGTCACTTATTTTCCACTAGGCGAAGAAGACCCGCTGGTGGGGGCTATCAGCCAGATGGCGGTATTTAAAAATGCATAA